In one Curtobacterium citreum genomic region, the following are encoded:
- a CDS encoding histidine triad nucleotide-binding protein: MSTSTPSVFSKIIAREIPATVVAEDDRVIAIEDIAPQAPVHVLVIPKTEQYRDVGALAAGDPDLLAHVVATAQRIADERAGGQYRLVFNTGEAAGQTVFHVHAHVLAGELHEGNLLAG; encoded by the coding sequence AGCGTCTTCTCGAAGATCATCGCGCGCGAGATCCCCGCCACCGTCGTGGCCGAGGACGACCGCGTGATCGCGATCGAGGACATCGCGCCGCAGGCCCCGGTGCACGTGCTCGTGATCCCGAAGACCGAGCAGTACCGCGACGTCGGCGCCCTCGCCGCGGGCGACCCGGACCTGTTGGCCCACGTCGTCGCCACCGCCCAGCGCATCGCCGACGAGCGCGCGGGTGGGCAGTACCGACTCGTCTTCAACACCGGCGAAGCCGCCGGCCAGACCGTCTTCCACGTGCACGCGCACGTGCTCGCGGGCGAACTGCACGAAGGGAACCTCCTTGCCGGTTGA